A stretch of Pseudorhodobacter turbinis DNA encodes these proteins:
- a CDS encoding DUF302 domain-containing protein, producing the protein MDYTINRLIVDADIDAIDARTRAALSDKGFGILTEIDVKATMKKKLDVEMPAYRILGACNPKMAHEAIAIEPRVGAMLPCNVILREVDGGVEVSAIDPVASMQAIDNAELNAVAGQVRDLLAKAVAAI; encoded by the coding sequence ATGGACTACACGATCAACCGCCTGATAGTGGACGCCGATATTGACGCCATCGATGCCCGGACCCGCGCTGCATTGAGCGACAAGGGTTTTGGTATCCTGACCGAGATCGACGTCAAAGCAACAATGAAAAAGAAGCTGGATGTTGAGATGCCTGCCTATCGCATCCTCGGTGCGTGCAATCCGAAAATGGCCCATGAGGCCATCGCGATTGAGCCGCGTGTGGGCGCGATGCTGCCGTGCAATGTGATCCTGCGCGAGGTCGATGGCGGCGTCGAGGTCAGTGCAATTGATCCGGTGGCCTCGATGCAAGCGATCGATAATGCCGAACTGAATGCCGTCGCGGGCCAAGTTCGCGACCTATTGGCTAAAGCCGTCGCAGCGATTTGA
- a CDS encoding EF-hand domain-containing protein: MRRSTKFVLAAVAALGLATAAIPAFAQQAEAHHGGKIAGGMGMMGGHEGMMGGGMATMMGGAQNQAMAKFDADKDGTLSAEEMTAGIQAEIKTYDADANGTLSLEEFAVMHAAHTRPMTVRAFQMHDPDGDAQVTEAEMSAMATMMQSHMSGQPDGMPGKGMMGNN; encoded by the coding sequence ATGAGACGCTCAACCAAATTTGTCCTTGCAGCCGTTGCCGCCCTTGGTCTTGCTACCGCTGCAATACCCGCGTTCGCACAGCAAGCCGAGGCGCATCATGGCGGGAAGATCGCTGGCGGCATGGGTATGATGGGGGGTCATGAGGGCATGATGGGTGGCGGAATGGCCACAATGATGGGCGGCGCCCAAAACCAAGCCATGGCCAAGTTTGACGCCGACAAGGACGGAACGCTCAGCGCCGAAGAAATGACGGCAGGTATTCAAGCCGAGATCAAGACGTATGATGCCGATGCCAATGGCACATTATCGCTGGAGGAGTTTGCCGTAATGCACGCGGCGCATACCCGGCCAATGACGGTACGAGCCTTCCAGATGCACGATCCAGACGGCGACGCGCAAGTAACAGAAGCTGAAATGTCAGCGATGGCTACAATGATGCAAAGCCATATGAGCGGTCAACCAGATGGCATGCCGGGCAAGGGCATGATGGGCAACAACTGA
- a CDS encoding response regulator, which translates to MTQPPHILIVDDHREIRDALVKYLGKNGMRATAATDAVAMDAAMKGGRFALIVLDVMMPGEDGLSVCRRLRAQGSIPILMLTALGDETDRIVGLEVGADDYLPKPFNPRELLARIKAILRRSERVEVAGGRLSGHRLAFDRWVLDTDRRTLTDVDGAEVALTTAEFRLLTAFLERPRFVLSREQLLDLTSGRAAQVFDRTIDNQISRLRRKIEVDPTQPTLIATVWGGGYSFAADVSEMQ; encoded by the coding sequence ATGACTCAGCCGCCCCACATTCTAATCGTTGATGACCACCGCGAGATCCGCGATGCATTGGTGAAGTATCTCGGAAAGAATGGGATGCGCGCAACTGCTGCCACAGACGCAGTAGCGATGGATGCAGCAATGAAAGGTGGGCGGTTCGCCCTCATCGTGCTCGATGTGATGATGCCGGGCGAAGATGGTTTGTCAGTTTGTCGCCGTCTGCGCGCGCAAGGCAGCATCCCGATTCTGATGCTGACCGCCTTGGGCGATGAAACCGACCGCATTGTAGGGCTGGAGGTTGGCGCCGATGACTATCTGCCTAAGCCGTTCAATCCGCGCGAGTTGTTGGCCCGGATCAAGGCGATCCTGCGTCGGTCCGAACGGGTCGAGGTAGCAGGCGGGCGTTTGTCGGGGCACAGGCTGGCATTCGACCGTTGGGTGCTGGATACCGACCGCCGGACCCTGACCGATGTCGACGGTGCTGAAGTGGCGCTCACGACCGCCGAATTTCGTCTGCTGACGGCGTTTCTCGAACGCCCACGCTTCGTGCTCAGCCGCGAACAACTGCTCGATCTGACCTCGGGTCGCGCCGCACAGGTATTCGACCGCACCATCGACAACCAGATCAGCCGCCTGCGCCGCAAGATTGAGGTTGATCCCACCCAGCCCACATTGATTGCTACCGTTTGGGGTGGTGGTTACAGTTTTGCAGCCGATGTGAGTGAGATGCAGTGA
- a CDS encoding TlpA family protein disulfide reductase has translation MNRRSVMFATLALGLTAKSASARPPFKLTGNPAPLLSPPFQDAKGQKLTLSNFAGRVVLLNIWATWCPPCRAEMPALDALQRKLGGPDFEVVPISIDRGGIDVARSFYREIGIRNVGLYWGEDLRVQLAFAAYGLPTTLLINRRGQELSRAFGPKAWDESAAIAQIARVIDAG, from the coding sequence ATGAACAGACGTTCAGTTATGTTCGCAACCTTGGCTTTGGGTCTGACGGCCAAATCGGCGTCTGCGCGCCCGCCGTTCAAGCTGACTGGCAATCCGGCACCATTGTTATCGCCGCCGTTTCAGGATGCTAAAGGTCAAAAGCTTACGCTTTCCAATTTTGCGGGTCGCGTCGTGTTGCTGAACATCTGGGCGACATGGTGCCCTCCCTGCCGCGCAGAAATGCCCGCGCTCGATGCGTTGCAACGAAAACTCGGCGGCCCGGATTTTGAGGTGGTGCCAATCTCGATTGATCGGGGTGGGATCGACGTTGCACGCAGCTTTTACCGTGAGATCGGCATCCGAAACGTCGGGCTTTACTGGGGTGAGGATTTGCGGGTGCAGCTGGCGTTCGCCGCATATGGCCTGCCTACGACGCTTTTGATAAACCGCAGGGGGCAAGAGTTGAGCCGAGCCTTTGGTCCCAAAGCATGGGATGAATCCGCCGCAATCGCGCAAATAGCGCGCGTCATCGATGCGGGGTGA
- a CDS encoding APC family permease, translating into MTETYKKNSISLPGAVAMGTGVMIGAGIFALTGQIAELAGPLFPLSFVAGAIVTAFSAYTYIKMSNAFPSAGGIGVILKKAYGRTTVAAGAALLMTLSMVIAESLVARTFGTYTIRAFGGDPNSSLVPVIGVVLIILAYLVNVAGSRSVGLLSIIMAVMKVGGIALFGMAGLWASGFTFSATDGDTRATGFVASVALSILAFKGFTTITNSGAEITNPHRNVGQAIVLSIVICVIVYLLVAFSVGSSLPLDQIIAAKDYALAEAARPALGQTGFYLTIMLALVATASGLIASVFAVTRMLAMLTEMKMIPHRHFGMPGGVKDHTLIYTVVIAGFLTVFFDLSRIASLGAFFYLVMDIIIHVGVYRNLCREIDARGWVLLTAIALDAVVLIAFTVLKWQSDPLIVLIGVMGMALIFVFVGVFLARNPVREDLHDHQ; encoded by the coding sequence ATGACGGAGACTTATAAGAAAAACAGCATCAGCTTACCCGGCGCGGTTGCCATGGGCACCGGCGTGATGATCGGTGCGGGCATCTTCGCTCTGACCGGACAAATTGCCGAGCTTGCAGGACCACTTTTCCCCCTTTCTTTCGTCGCCGGTGCGATCGTGACCGCGTTCAGCGCCTACACCTACATCAAGATGTCGAACGCGTTTCCGTCCGCGGGCGGTATTGGCGTGATCCTGAAGAAAGCCTACGGGCGGACGACGGTCGCGGCGGGTGCCGCACTCCTTATGACATTGTCGATGGTCATTGCCGAAAGTCTCGTAGCGCGCACTTTTGGCACCTACACGATCCGGGCGTTTGGCGGTGATCCGAACAGCAGCCTTGTCCCGGTCATCGGTGTTGTTCTGATCATCCTTGCCTATCTCGTGAACGTGGCCGGCAGCCGCTCGGTCGGGCTTTTGTCTATCATCATGGCCGTGATGAAGGTCGGCGGTATTGCACTGTTCGGTATGGCAGGTCTCTGGGCAAGTGGCTTCACCTTCTCAGCAACGGACGGGGATACGCGTGCTACCGGCTTTGTGGCCTCGGTCGCGCTCTCGATCCTGGCCTTCAAAGGCTTCACGACAATCACCAACAGCGGTGCGGAGATCACCAATCCGCACCGCAACGTGGGTCAGGCCATTGTCTTGTCCATCGTAATCTGCGTGATCGTTTATCTGCTTGTCGCCTTCTCCGTAGGCTCCAGTCTGCCACTCGACCAGATCATTGCGGCGAAGGACTATGCCTTGGCAGAGGCGGCCCGGCCCGCTCTCGGGCAGACCGGCTTCTATCTCACGATAATGCTTGCGCTTGTAGCTACCGCTTCCGGCCTGATCGCCAGCGTTTTCGCCGTCACGCGAATGTTGGCGATGCTGACCGAAATGAAAATGATCCCGCACAGACATTTCGGGATGCCGGGAGGGGTCAAGGACCATACGTTGATCTACACCGTTGTGATCGCGGGCTTTCTGACGGTCTTTTTTGACCTCAGCCGCATCGCCTCGCTCGGCGCTTTCTTCTACCTCGTTATGGACATTATCATTCACGTGGGCGTTTACCGCAATCTTTGTCGAGAGATCGACGCGCGAGGGTGGGTTCTGTTGACAGCGATAGCACTCGACGCCGTGGTTCTGATCGCCTTCACTGTCCTGAAATGGCAGTCCGATCCGCTGATCGTCCTAATTGGCGTCATGGGCATGGCACTGATATTCGTGTTTGTCGGCGTCTTTCTCGCACGCAACCCGGTTCGCGAGGACCTTCACGACCACCAATGA
- a CDS encoding ATP-binding protein, translating to MSLVFPILRRLVPQSLGGQLLTMLLLALAITQGLGLLLLTDERNRAVRAALGLEAAGRAANVVLLLDTAPADLRLSILRAADSPLVRFSVGSEPEAPHDSADADFVLNQIRKTLGEPEREVRADVHTIAPASLQMPAAMRPMHEAMMAGQTDPIEMTLSIRLAGGDWLNVRTMFHRPSLQFSPQALLPLLLMVVAVVLVAWWTARRVIGPMRVLAVGADRLGRGLDTDPLPMTGPSEVRDTTRAFNLMKDRLTRFVNERTHMLAALSHDLRSPLTAMRLRIEILDETEDSIRLKALVNEMQAMVEATLEFARGVARAESTALVDLAALLGELVDDVGGNRAILVPSPPLFATIRPQALNRALRNLIDNAVRYGEVATVDLVEESGQAVITIADRGAGLPDDQLEAVFEPYVRLEGSRSRDTGGVGLGLAISRTIIQAHGGTVMLRNRPDGGLNAIVYLPVGEGLPECAVVATPKQSQN from the coding sequence GTGAGCCTTGTTTTTCCCATTCTGCGCCGATTGGTACCGCAATCCTTGGGGGGGCAACTTCTGACCATGTTGTTGCTGGCACTGGCCATTACGCAGGGGCTTGGTTTGTTGTTGTTGACGGATGAGCGTAACCGGGCCGTACGGGCGGCTTTGGGGTTGGAGGCCGCCGGTCGCGCAGCAAATGTGGTCCTGCTGCTGGACACTGCCCCGGCCGATCTGCGCCTGTCGATCCTGCGGGCTGCGGATTCGCCACTGGTCAGATTTTCAGTAGGGTCAGAGCCGGAAGCGCCCCACGACAGCGCCGACGCTGACTTTGTTCTGAACCAGATCCGTAAAACTCTCGGCGAACCGGAACGGGAAGTTCGGGCGGATGTCCATACCATCGCGCCAGCATCACTCCAAATGCCCGCCGCGATGCGTCCGATGCACGAGGCGATGATGGCGGGGCAAACCGATCCAATCGAGATGACACTGTCGATCCGTTTGGCGGGCGGCGATTGGCTAAACGTGCGTACCATGTTTCATCGACCTTCCTTACAGTTTTCACCGCAGGCCTTGTTGCCGCTTCTGCTGATGGTGGTGGCAGTCGTTCTTGTGGCCTGGTGGACCGCGCGGCGAGTTATTGGCCCGATGCGCGTCCTCGCTGTTGGTGCTGATCGGCTGGGTCGTGGGCTTGATACGGACCCACTGCCAATGACAGGGCCGTCGGAAGTGCGCGACACCACGCGCGCCTTCAACCTGATGAAAGACCGTCTGACTCGTTTCGTGAACGAGCGCACCCATATGCTTGCGGCCCTGAGCCATGATTTGCGTTCGCCCTTGACGGCGATGCGACTCCGGATCGAAATTCTGGACGAAACCGAAGATAGTATTCGGCTGAAGGCACTGGTTAACGAAATGCAGGCGATGGTGGAGGCCACGTTGGAATTTGCGCGTGGCGTCGCGCGCGCGGAATCCACCGCACTGGTTGACCTCGCCGCCCTGCTTGGCGAATTGGTGGATGATGTGGGCGGGAACAGGGCCATACTTGTCCCGTCACCACCGCTGTTCGCCACTATTCGGCCGCAAGCCCTGAACCGGGCGCTGCGCAACCTCATCGACAATGCTGTCCGGTATGGGGAGGTGGCGACGGTGGATTTGGTGGAAGAGTCGGGTCAGGCCGTCATCACCATTGCAGACAGGGGCGCGGGGTTGCCGGACGATCAACTAGAGGCTGTGTTTGAGCCTTATGTTAGGCTCGAAGGCTCACGCAGCCGCGACACTGGGGGCGTTGGTCTGGGTCTGGCTATTTCTCGAACCATCATTCAGGCGCATGGCGGGACGGTGATGCTCCGCAATCGGCCCGATGGCGGCCTGAATGCAATCGTTTACCTGCCCGTTGGTGAGGGGTTGCCCGAGTGCGCAGTCGTCGCAACCCCCAAACAATCACAAAACTGA
- a CDS encoding TVP38/TMEM64 family protein: MGLRTGILMTIAGLGLAGLGLWWFAPSVLVDARMLLDREALEALVARAGIWGPLLIIGLVAVAVVASPIPSAPIALAAGAAYGHVWGTIQVVIGAELGALIAFGLARVLGHDVLRRVFGTSVDAGLLGSQNALTGTVFASRLMPFVSFDIISYAAGLSRLHAWRFALATLAGIVPASFALAHFGVEAVSGDFGRATWAVLGLGLITGLPLLWIATRQQAKKEA; the protein is encoded by the coding sequence ATGGGCCTGCGCACCGGTATACTCATGACTATTGCAGGTCTCGGGCTGGCCGGGCTTGGGCTGTGGTGGTTTGCGCCATCGGTGCTGGTTGATGCCCGGATGCTTCTGGACCGCGAAGCGCTTGAAGCGCTGGTTGCACGGGCGGGTATTTGGGGCCCGTTGCTGATTATCGGGCTCGTGGCCGTCGCGGTGGTCGCCAGCCCCATTCCCAGCGCGCCGATTGCTCTGGCCGCGGGGGCTGCGTACGGGCATGTCTGGGGCACCATTCAAGTAGTGATCGGTGCCGAGCTGGGGGCGCTGATTGCGTTCGGCCTCGCACGGGTTCTGGGGCATGATGTCTTGCGGCGGGTTTTCGGCACCTCGGTCGATGCGGGGTTGCTTGGGTCGCAGAACGCGCTGACCGGAACCGTATTTGCCAGCCGCCTGATGCCTTTCGTGTCCTTCGACATCATCAGCTACGCGGCGGGGCTCAGCCGCTTACATGCCTGGCGTTTCGCCCTTGCAACGCTGGCTGGCATCGTTCCGGCGAGTTTCGCCCTCGCACATTTCGGCGTCGAGGCGGTCAGCGGAGACTTTGGCCGGGCCACTTGGGCAGTTCTGGGTCTCGGCCTGATCACCGGATTGCCCTTACTCTGGATTGCGACAAGACAACAAGCAAAGAAGGAAGCCTGA
- a CDS encoding c-type cytochrome: MRGLIRAVFAFGAAGFVGIAIIARWSIAEPVHLGMQAGDVYRGAYLARSSGCIACHTNTAMGGAALAGGAPLDTPFGSFVPPNITPDPVNGIGNWTLDQFAVALRQGVRPDGKAYYPAFPYEFYADLSDQDVADLWAAFQSVPTVQGAAAESDISFPFNLRWGLKLWRAAYMSPVKISPVMGQSLMWNRGQELVTGVAHCAACHTGRNVLGGLKESEALAGNDNLPGGSKAPPIRGAELWAKGWTVANMAYALRTGIMPDGDVFGGSMAEVVHAGTSFLNDADRNAIATFLLNESDAPTAVDTPVADAGMAGMVHTSGMQMNDN, from the coding sequence ATGCGCGGTCTCATACGTGCGGTTTTCGCTTTTGGTGCGGCCGGATTTGTCGGCATTGCCATTATTGCGAGGTGGTCCATTGCTGAACCGGTCCATCTGGGCATGCAGGCTGGCGATGTATATCGAGGGGCCTATCTCGCGCGGTCTTCTGGTTGCATCGCTTGCCACACTAACACCGCGATGGGTGGTGCGGCTTTGGCAGGGGGAGCGCCACTTGACACGCCGTTTGGTAGTTTTGTGCCTCCGAACATTACCCCCGATCCTGTCAACGGGATTGGAAACTGGACGCTGGATCAGTTTGCAGTGGCCTTGCGGCAAGGGGTGCGTCCGGATGGCAAAGCCTATTATCCGGCGTTTCCCTATGAGTTCTATGCCGATCTGTCGGATCAGGATGTCGCTGATCTTTGGGCCGCCTTCCAGTCTGTGCCCACTGTGCAGGGGGCCGCTGCCGAAAGTGACATCAGCTTCCCATTCAATCTGAGGTGGGGTCTGAAACTGTGGCGCGCGGCATACATGTCACCCGTAAAGATCTCACCGGTTATGGGGCAAAGCCTGATGTGGAACCGAGGGCAGGAATTGGTTACAGGCGTCGCGCATTGTGCGGCCTGTCATACTGGACGGAACGTGTTGGGTGGCCTGAAGGAGAGTGAAGCGCTCGCAGGAAATGACAATCTGCCGGGCGGAAGCAAAGCCCCGCCGATCCGTGGGGCTGAGCTATGGGCCAAAGGATGGACGGTGGCCAACATGGCCTACGCCCTGCGCACTGGCATAATGCCTGACGGCGATGTCTTCGGAGGCAGTATGGCAGAAGTCGTCCATGCTGGAACTTCATTTTTGAATGATGCCGATCGCAATGCAATAGCCACTTTTTTACTCAATGAATCCGACGCCCCGACCGCTGTCGACACACCTGTCGCTGACGCGGGTATGGCAGGAATGGTTCACACATCAGGGATGCAAATGAATGATAATTAA
- a CDS encoding YqaA family protein, which yields MTFLAACGLLLLSAFLSATLLPGSSEAVLIGLLASGTGSPALLITVASLGNIAGSAVNWGMGRYLLHFKDRPWFPLKDATNAKAQAWFARYGTWSLLFAWVPVIGDPLTLIAGIMQVQIGRFLLLVAVGKVLRYSLIVMTWQLWATV from the coding sequence ATGACATTCCTTGCGGCTTGTGGGCTTTTGCTCTTGTCGGCATTTTTGTCGGCGACGCTTTTGCCCGGCTCGTCTGAAGCCGTCTTGATTGGGCTGCTTGCAAGTGGCACGGGGTCGCCCGCGCTGCTCATCACCGTGGCATCACTGGGCAATATCGCCGGATCCGCCGTCAACTGGGGAATGGGCAGATATTTACTCCATTTCAAGGACAGGCCTTGGTTTCCATTGAAAGACGCCACAAATGCGAAAGCCCAGGCTTGGTTCGCCCGCTACGGAACGTGGTCACTGTTGTTTGCTTGGGTGCCGGTGATCGGCGATCCGTTGACGCTGATCGCGGGTATCATGCAGGTGCAAATTGGTCGTTTTTTGCTACTTGTGGCAGTTGGCAAGGTGCTGCGGTATTCTCTCATTGTGATGACCTGGCAGCTCTGGGCGACGGTGTAG
- a CDS encoding c-type cytochrome, whose translation MFKNKILGAIALSSLGAAALAHNGATGVVMERMTGMSAMRDVMKSLAPIMQGQVPYDEWTVRDAASVLQSHAGDNMARLFPKEPIPASSYAKPEIWSEWGRFETLSEELRLYAEGLDIAAANGLNVPAPVAVPDVPTAEIVDMDVVTMPEDMPPPAFTVEELMGLVSRADKSPPTIAAAKGYGQFTAIDFKLMAADDVFERISQTCASCHSLFRKGN comes from the coding sequence ATGTTCAAAAACAAAATATTGGGCGCAATAGCCCTATCGTCGCTTGGGGCAGCGGCATTGGCGCATAACGGGGCCACCGGCGTTGTGATGGAGCGCATGACGGGAATGTCCGCCATGCGGGACGTCATGAAAAGTTTGGCTCCTATTATGCAGGGGCAGGTCCCCTATGATGAATGGACGGTTCGCGATGCAGCGAGCGTTCTGCAAAGCCATGCGGGCGACAACATGGCGCGTTTATTCCCTAAAGAGCCAATCCCGGCATCCTCCTATGCCAAACCCGAGATTTGGAGCGAGTGGGGGCGCTTCGAAACCTTATCGGAGGAATTGCGTCTCTATGCGGAAGGTTTGGATATCGCCGCAGCCAATGGGCTCAATGTGCCTGCGCCTGTTGCCGTTCCAGATGTGCCGACCGCTGAAATCGTGGATATGGACGTCGTCACAATGCCGGAGGACATGCCGCCTCCTGCGTTTACAGTTGAAGAACTGATGGGTCTTGTTTCGCGCGCAGACAAGTCTCCCCCCACGATCGCCGCCGCAAAAGGCTATGGCCAATTCACGGCGATCGACTTCAAGTTGATGGCCGCAGATGACGTGTTCGAGCGGATCAGCCAGACCTGTGCATCATGTCATTCACTTTTTCGGAAGGGTAACTGA
- a CDS encoding L,D-transpeptidase, whose protein sequence is MNRRGFITGITAMLGLARPISAHQQAAFALPGDFLPTLVNVPSILAAGEIHVFPNEFRLFLTLPNSRALRYTVGVGKPGLYHSGLFTVGAKRKWPRWKPTQAMIKRNPNAYAQYADGIPGGEDNPLGARALYLFDAEGHDTYLRIHGTNKPRTIGTAVSNGCARLTNDHVADLYERVPVGAPVFLYDQVVV, encoded by the coding sequence ATGAACCGCAGAGGGTTTATTACCGGAATTACAGCTATGTTGGGACTGGCTCGTCCGATTTCCGCCCATCAGCAAGCTGCCTTCGCCCTGCCTGGTGATTTTCTTCCGACACTGGTCAATGTGCCTTCAATCCTTGCGGCAGGTGAAATTCATGTCTTTCCAAACGAGTTTCGGCTTTTTTTAACACTCCCGAATTCGCGGGCTCTGCGCTACACCGTTGGTGTGGGCAAGCCGGGACTCTACCACTCAGGTCTGTTCACTGTCGGAGCAAAGCGGAAATGGCCTAGATGGAAGCCCACGCAGGCCATGATCAAGCGCAATCCGAATGCATATGCGCAATATGCTGACGGGATTCCGGGGGGCGAGGATAACCCCTTAGGAGCAAGGGCGCTCTACCTTTTTGACGCTGAAGGCCACGATACCTATCTGCGTATCCATGGAACCAATAAGCCTCGCACCATCGGCACCGCGGTCTCAAACGGCTGTGCGCGACTGACGAATGACCACGTCGCAGATCTTTATGAGCGAGTACCCGTCGGAGCGCCGGTATTCTTGTACGATCAAGTTGTGGTCTGA
- a CDS encoding L,D-transpeptidase, which produces MGAALVAGRTSAQALGEDPVRNNISAFKLASWRDHFDSLKGGVILSDTSARVVQFWSEDESIYKIYPSSVPLSEDLTRLGYTEVILKVEGPSWAPTPAMRLRNPEWPAFVPPGPENPLGTHALYLSWQYYRIHGTHDTRKIGRRSSNGCIGLYNEHISELFGYAKIGTQVKLI; this is translated from the coding sequence ATGGGAGCAGCGCTGGTTGCTGGGCGCACGTCGGCGCAGGCACTTGGCGAAGACCCTGTCCGTAACAATATCTCGGCATTTAAGCTGGCGAGTTGGCGCGATCATTTTGACAGCTTGAAAGGGGGCGTGATCCTTTCCGATACAAGCGCGCGGGTCGTGCAGTTCTGGTCAGAAGACGAAAGCATCTACAAGATATACCCTTCAAGCGTGCCGCTGAGCGAAGACCTGACACGGCTGGGCTACACGGAGGTCATTCTCAAAGTTGAAGGCCCAAGCTGGGCGCCAACACCAGCAATGCGGCTGCGCAATCCAGAATGGCCTGCCTTCGTGCCGCCTGGACCTGAGAACCCTTTAGGCACTCATGCGCTTTATCTTTCTTGGCAATACTACCGGATTCACGGCACGCATGACACGCGCAAAATTGGGCGGCGCTCGTCTAACGGCTGCATTGGCCTGTATAACGAACATATTTCGGAACTATTTGGCTATGCAAAAATAGGTACTCAAGTTAAATTAATCTGA
- a CDS encoding DUF305 domain-containing protein, translated as MTYGRFFAMIATSTVVMFGLMYLNTYALDHIFFSQTRMWMAMYMGAAMAVIMLAFMLGMYSNQRVNFAIFAGAAVAFTLSLWLVRSQETVDDLAWMRAMIPHHSIAILTSERAEISDPRVRALADAIIEAQRSEIAEMKRYIIDIEANGEAPAGTPRADVE; from the coding sequence ATGACCTATGGACGCTTCTTTGCGATGATAGCGACGTCAACGGTCGTGATGTTTGGCTTGATGTATCTGAACACCTACGCACTGGACCACATCTTTTTTTCGCAGACGCGGATGTGGATGGCGATGTATATGGGTGCGGCGATGGCAGTCATCATGCTCGCGTTCATGCTGGGCATGTATTCCAACCAAAGAGTCAATTTCGCGATCTTCGCAGGTGCGGCGGTAGCCTTCACCCTGTCGCTCTGGCTTGTGCGAAGCCAAGAGACGGTCGACGACCTCGCCTGGATGCGGGCGATGATCCCGCATCATTCGATCGCTATCCTGACCAGCGAGCGCGCTGAGATCTCGGATCCCAGGGTTCGCGCACTGGCTGACGCGATCATTGAGGCACAACGGAGCGAAATCGCTGAGATGAAAAGATACATCATCGACATCGAGGCAAACGGCGAGGCTCCTGCGGGCACACCCCGCGCTGATGTTGAATGA